Part of the Capra hircus breed San Clemente unplaced genomic scaffold, ASM170441v1, whole genome shotgun sequence genome is shown below.
CGGCGGCGCGGCGTCGCCGCCTCCGGCGTGTGTCCCTCTCCCCGCCGCCCTCCCGCCACGTCCTGGAGGTGGGCCCGAGGGTTCGGGGGGGGCTGCCCGtgcgcctccccccaccccacccgccgTGCGCCGGCCACGACCGCCTCTCCCCGGCCGCGCGACCCCGCGCGGCGCGGGTCCTCCGGTCGCGTCTCGCGGGCTGTGCGGCGGGACGGGCGGCGGCTTCCCCGTCGCGGGGCCGCTCCGCCCGCCCGTCGCCTCCGCGCCGCCGGCCCTGGGCCGGTCTGCCTCGGCCGGTCGTCGTCGGTCGTCCCGCCGCTCTGGGCGCGCGCGGCGTCGCCGGCGCCTCCCGCGCCCCTCCGGGCCTCGGGCCCTGTCCCGCccggcccccccccaccccccacgctCCCGGCGGCTCGTGTGTCTCGTCGGGTTCTCCCGCCCTCTCGACGCCCCCCCCCGCCCGCTGGGGCGCCAAGCTTCCCGtcggagcccctgcccctgcctctcggggccctgtcccgcccccgccccccacccccccaccccatcgGGTGTGTGTCTCCGTCCGGGTTCTCCCGCCCTCTCGACGCCCCCCCCGCCCGCTGGGCGCCAAGCTTCCGTCGgagccctgccccctgccctctgccctcgggtggtggtggttggggaAGGGTGCCCGGGAGCGCGGGCGCGGGCAGggggccccccccacccccggtgtTGGGGGAGAGAGGCCGGGGGAGGTCCGGGAGCCGGGCCCGTACGGGACGGCGTGTGAGGGCGCGGCGGTGGGGAAAGGGCTCTGCCCCGTCCCGGGGGGACGGGTGGGGCCGGCTGTCCGGCGCCCGGCGGGGCCCTCCGGGCGGCGGTCGACCGGCGCGCGGCGGGGGCCCCCAGTGTGTCACGGGCCGGCAGCGCCGAggcccgcgcgcgcgcgcgccggggcggggcggggacgcGGCGGTCGGTGGTCCGCGTCGGGGCGGGGGCGCGCCGTGCCCCTCGCCCCGCCTCCCCCTTCCCAGGTACCCTAGCGCGTCCCGGCGCGGGAGGTTTAAAGACCCCTGGGGGGGGTCGCCCGTCCGCCCTTGGGGTCGGGGCGGTCGGGCCCGCGGGGAGTCGGGAGGCCCCTCCCGTCTCCCCGGACTCCGCGGTCCCCCGAGGGGCCGGGGTCGGCGCGCGGCGTGGCGCGCCGCGGTCACGGCGCCGCGGCCGTCGGGAGGGGGCTACCCGGCGGTCGTCGCGTGGGCCGTGGCCGTGTGCGGCGCGTGCGCGCGCCCCTCCCGCGTCCCGGGGAGGGCTGGGAACCCCCGGGCGCCTGTGGGGGTGCCCGCACCCACCCTGGCGCGTGGGCGCCGGGTGCCCCGTCGTGTGAAACCTCTCCCGGCCCCTCCGGTGTGCTGGCTTTCCGTCTGACTCGGCCGGCCGGAGGCAACCCCCGCCGACGAGCTCCCGCCTCCGGGGAGGGAGCCGGCGGCGGCGGGACGTGTGCCGTGCCAGCGGCGGGTCTCCCCGCCGAAGCGAAACGCTCCGACGCAGCTCGTACGACTCTTAGCGGTGGATCACTCGGCTCGTGCGTCGATGAAGAACGCAGCTAGCTGCGAGAATTAATGTGAATTGCAGGACACATTGATCATCGACACTTCGAACGCACTTGCGGCCCCGGGTTCCTCCCGGGCTACGCCTGTCTGAGCGTCGCTTGCCGATCAATCGCCCCTCCGGGGTGCGCGGCTGGGGGCTGTCCTCGCAGGGCCCGCCGGGCCCTCCGTCCCCCTAAGTGCAGACACGGCGTCCCCCCGAAGGCTCTGTGGCCGCGGGGGAGATTGCCGCCCGCgagaagggagaaggggacgCGCGAGCTGCGGCGCCGAGGCCCTGGCCCGCCGGGGCCTTCTGGGGTcggtctccccccccccccgggagCGCCTCCCTCGGCGCCGCAAGCGGGCCTCTGGGTGTTGCCGCCGTCGGGGGGGGGGGTCGGGGGTCGGGGACGGTCTCGCGCCACGGGGTGGCGGGGCCCGCggtgggtggcgggggtgggggtcgcGTCTTCCGGTCCGCCCGGCCGGCGCCCCCCCTCTCCCCCACGCCCGCGGTGCCTCCCCCGGCCGCCGTGCGTCCGCGGCCCGTGCCCGCTTCCCGGCCACGCCCCCCCGCGGCTCTCGCCCCGTCGGGCGGGCGGTTCGCGCCCGAGGCCGGGTCCGCGTGCGCGTCCGCGCCCCGGGGACGCGTGCCTCGGCGGCGACCCGCGGGACGCCGCGGCGTCTGCCCGCCGCTGCGCGCTCTCCCCCCGGGCTGCGGCCGTGCCGCGGTTCGCGCCCCGGAGCTCCCGCCGCGAGGGCGGGGGCGGTGGCGGGGGCCGGGGGAGATAGGGGCCGCGCGGTGCGTCCGTCGCCCGTTCGGGCTTCGGCGCCCGCGCGTGCCCCGACCCTCTCCCCCGCGTCCAGCTCTCCGCCGTCCCGCGCCCCGTCCGTCCCGTGGCAGCCGGCTCGTGCTCCCCGCCCCGCCTCGGCCCCTCCCTCTCCGCCCGCCGGCCGGccgccggccgccgccgccgccgccgacgccgccgcctcctcctcccggAGGGGCGACGGGTAGTCGGGGCGGGGGGGGTCGGTCGGTCGTCGGGGTGCCGCGTGTGCGCGGGGAAGCGGGGGGCCCGGGGCGGTCGGCCGCGGGCCTCCGCGTCTCCCCCTTCTCGGGCCCCTCCTCGCGGGCTCCCTCGCCCCCTCCCTCGGGCCCTCCGAGACGCGACCTCAGATCAGACGTGGCGACCCGCTGAATTTAAGCATATTAGTCAGCGGAGGAAAAGAAACTAACCAGGATTCCCTCAGTAACGGCGAGTGAACAGGGAAGAGCCCAGCGCCGA
Proteins encoded:
- the LOC108634845 gene encoding basic proline-rich protein-like, producing the protein MRPAAPGRRPGGGPPPAPPPARPPTPATPPPPPAARPEADGESGEGRREVLFNFPLRYLLTIGLVPVFSLRWSLPPALGCIPKQPDSGKTRARRAGGRYRPHTVHGLGLDQKDLGPPRAAPGSGSSRVATSDLRSRLGGPEGGGEGAREEGPEKGETRRPAADRPGPPASPRTRGTPTTDRPPPPRLPVAPPGGGGGGVGGGGGGRRPAGGRRGRGRGGAGSTSRLPRDGRGAGRRRAGRGGEGRGTRGRRSPNGRRTHRAAPISPGPRHRPRPRGGSSGARTAARPQPGGRARSGGQTPRRPAGRRRGTRPRGADAHADPASGANRPPDGARAAGGRGREAGTGRGRTAAGGGTAGVGERGGAGRADRKTRPPPPPPTAGPATPWRETVPDPRPPPPTAATPRGPLAAPREALPGGGGDRPQKGDGGPGGPCEDSPQPRTPEGRLIGKRRSDRRSPGGTRGRKCVRKSYELRRSVSLRRGDPPLARHTSRRRRLPPRRRELVGGGCLRPAESDGKPAHRRGRERFHTTGHPAPTRQGGCGHPHRRPGVPSPPRDAGGARARAAHGHGPRDDRRVAPSRRPRRRDRGAPRRAPTPAPRGTAESGETGGASRLPAGPTAPTPRADGRPPPGVFKPPAPGRARVPGKGEAGRGARRAPAPTRTTDRRVPAPPRRARARASALPARDTLGAPAARRSTAARRAPPGAGQPAPPVPPGRGRALSPPPRPHTPSRPEARRGAGGAGDAARAQSGGTTDDDRPRQTGPGPAARRRRAGGAAPRRGSRRPSRRTARETRPEDPRRAGSRGRGEAVVAGAR